From the genome of Tachypleus tridentatus isolate NWPU-2018 chromosome 6, ASM421037v1, whole genome shotgun sequence:
taatAATGTGCcacataaaatgtttgtaaagaaacttatctttatacatgtagaaaataagttaactaattgcATAGAAGCCTGGCTAGATGTAAGAAAGCAGATGGTTATTACAAGTAAAGTTCAGTCAAGCTGAATTAATTTTCAATCgaggtacctcagggctcagtcttaggactatTGTTCATTTTTGATTTGTATTAAtcacatagatgaaggaatggtaaataaattacttaaatttagtGATGATATCAAGGTTTTGGATGCTGATCCCTGTGAAAAGGATGCTGTTCCATCACAAAAGGATTTTAATCATTTAAGGAGTTGAGCAAATCAATGGCAGATGAGTTTCAATTATGATAAAGGcaaaataatgcatgtgggttattataattagaattataagtattatttggatggtaataaccttaacagtgtcatgaaagaaaagtacCTTGGTATAATGGCTAATTAGtcttttaagccatccaagcagtgtgctgttgctagtggtaaggcaaattGGATTTTACGCTGTATCTACATAAATAGACATAAAGTATAGATTTAAGTAAAATAGAAGTGgtcttcagctaagataattttatttttcaaatagggtgtttgacctatggaatgggttgcttttggatgttgtggaagcaataaatttgagtgagtttaaaagaaagctggATGTATGGATGATAAGGAtggatttaattttttaagtgtatttatttaatagttttagtttggcatAGAGGATGGAACAGTAAGAATGATCAATAGGTCATTTGTTGTCTATACACATTATCTTATGTCATGTTAAATTAACTGAAGTTATTCAAATCctttcatcttgataaatatgTTGAACTTTACTTATATACTTtggttgattttatttaataataatttcacctAACTAATAATGACAGTACATTTAAATACTTACTCTGGTATTGATGAAATAAAGATATGAggagttttgaaatatataaactcaAGTTCAATGATTTTAATCATTTCTAACTTTCAAATTATCGTTCTCATCTGGCAGTAGAAATCCATCATGTCTGGGTAAACTTGACACATTTTACATTGATGATATTTAGTAATAGTAACTTTTCAAATCTCACAAAAAAAGAAGCCTTAAGACTATCAATAGGAAAACTTGTAGTTCTTAAGAGCAAGAGTTCTTCGTTGTCgagaaaataaatttacacacATGTtgacactaaaaacaaaacaaaaacagttactagtaaatgaaattaaaatgttttaagagcaacaaacttgtttaaaaaccaGGAACAGTAAGTAAGAATCAGAACAGGCTATACTTAAAGATTCTCATTCATGAAACAACGGTTGTggtaacaagaaataaactatgtatatttttttaaaaaaacgacactaatattctgtttatctaTTCATTTATTGGAGTGATAAAAAGTGAGGTAATATAGAGAAGTTTCCATAGTAATGTAGTTAGCTTAACATTGCATCACGTTGAGTCTAGTGTGGTAGTAAAATGAGGTTTCTGAATGTAACCATAGTAACCAGAGAAGTTCTCCAGAATATTTCGTATACCATACCGGTTCAAGGTTTTATTTATTCGAAAAGAACAAACAACTTCAATATTACTGACTACATCGGGATTAAAATCATCAATCATGCCACAAATTACAAACGTTTCTTATCTGCGGATTAATGTTGATTTATGCCACACAAACaatattgtcataaatataaaattaatatttaaaactttacattattaaTAGCAACAACTTTCAATGTTATGTTTGACAATGTATCACTAATACATCTACAAAAATATGCTCACGTGTTACATCAACGCACGTATTGTCGAATAATActcacaaaacaaacattatttctgttGTTATACGTCGCAGCCGTGGAGTCCTGAACAAGTCCAGTGAAGTTAacgttgattttgttttcttttcctaaagtttgatgaaaacagaaataacaagtagtaattatttactttaatttcagtGGTTTGAAGATTTGACCGTGAAAAATAATTGAGCGAAAGATGAAAGATTATTTCTAAGTATTCATTGAAAAGAATCGCTTAGtttatgtcaaaatatttaatttttatagcagAAGGGAACTTGCCACCTGGTGGTGGTTGAGAAGTTGTATATTATACAGACAAATAGAAGGTACAGAATATGTAATTAGAGCCTGAACAAAGTTTAACGCTTCTTCTCCAAAGAAACGTCTTCCTTTGGTTAAGCCAAGATAGCAATGGAACAAGCTGATAGTAAGAGATTGAGTGAGATTTCCATAAGTgagattattttaaacttttgtctttaagattacTTTCATTAGTGGTTTCAAATGTCTGATACCTATATCTTTGTTTagcatttttcaaatatatatatatatatatatattatatgcaattttttttttagaatatttcacaACTTCAGCTAAATATACGATTTTAAGACCAACATAGAACTCGTATGATTTAACaagaattatttatacatttaaaataaagataaagcAAGTCCCTTGACTGATGTATTAATGCAACACAATTATTACAAGTTTTGCTTTTATGACTCTTAGTTAGATCTGTATAtcgaattatttatattatttactgaaattaaCTTTTATGTCGGTAACTTGCTTTGATCAGAACATACTTATGTTAATGgatatgtattttacaatatactaCTTCAATAATGTTGTTCTTTCGGTTAGGCTTACCTGCTGTTCTCGCCAAGTAAAGATAAATCACCTTCAATGAAATGagcgtttttttttaatcttttgatggatgctttatttctgttttacaaCAAAGACGCATTAGactctctgctgtgtccaacaCAGAATGTCGAGTCCCGGGCCAAGTTCATACTGAGATGAAACAAGGTTTTCAGAGACATTATTCAACTTTAGAAGAATATCTCCATGAAATAACTATTCTGATTAGACAAAATTCAAGTGACAGACATCTTTTTTAATGCTTCTGATATTTAAAGACTCAAAGTGCACGTTTTGCTACGCAGGTTTCATTTTCTAAAGTTTATCATTAtcttttattggtttgtttgttttgaatttctcgcaaatctACAGGAGAGCTATacgcgctagccgtccttaatttaccagtgtaagaataaaaggaaggcagctggtcgtaaccactcaccgccaacttagGCTACTGTCTTACCattgaagagtgggattgacctgcGCTTTATTACGCCTCCAcagtttaaagggcgagcatgtttggtgtgacagggattcgacgGCCAAAACTGTCTGGACATGAAATATATCTTTTATCGTTATCGAGTATGAGATAAAAATGTCTCTCGAAGAATTTATCCTAACTTTTGAAACGTGTAACTACATTTCAGGAGAAAGTAGTTGAATCGAGCGAATGAAGTTATAATACTGTgttgcattattttaattaatatattaatattagtggttaaagtgtgtttttcttatagcaaagccacatcaaactatctgctgcgtctaccaaggggaatcgaacccttcattttagtgttgtaaatactaGCAGGCgagtattaattaaataaataactgctATCATACGCCACTGTTTGactcttttttaatttttatataggcTTATTTAGTTTGCTACTATCATGAAATTAAATTATAGaagtaatttaaagaaaattaataaaatgttccaaaaaatgttattataaattattttatagttacgGTTTAAGTTATTCTATCTCTGTCTGATGGCTCAACAGCAATCTTCATatattataacgctaaaatccagggtttaatCCTTACAGTTTGTACAGAACAGTATTGATAATCCACTAACCAGTTTTGCACCTAAAGTGATAAGACAAGAGATGCGTGCACAAACTTCAGCAAACAGCTCCCCCTCCCACAGTAATCATATGCATACAAACTTCGCCATTTTGATGAGTGTAATACCATTTCTTTCTCTGCATGTGATGTACGTGCTTGTACTCGTAagttgtatacaaatatatagtgtgtgtgtttgcttaaCCCTCGATATCAGTAAAAGTGATATTCCTACGCACGCCTTTggtaaatatgaaagaaatatttgtttagaattgTTCTTCAAGtctttcattatataaattaattaccaGTTCAATCTTTGTTTCCAATGTCTTCATCGTGTGATCCAGGTTTGAAACACTTAGTTTATTGACATTAAGAAACTTCCTGATGGTATTCTCTGCATCTGTATACCGCTTCCTGGTAAGAAGCCATCTTGGAGATTCGGGCAGgaacctaaaatattaaaatacacctATGGTTAAagattttattgaatatattagtACTATATCTACAATAGTATTATCACACGTGTAGTAATACTATTTATACAATAATACTATCACATAAGTATTAATACTCTTTATACAACAATACTGTCACGcatttattaatactattttacAATACTATTATCACACGTGTAGTAACactattaatacaataatattaccACACATACGACATTAggttgaataaaaataaagatggcAGCTGTTACATATTCCAGAAAAAACCATAAAAACGTAATTATAAACCAGTTTTGTAACACTTAACACTAATTCGGTTAGAACAAGACCTGAGCTACAAACACACAGCAATGCTGCTAAAAacttatatattgttaattaagTATTAACATTGTACAAATGTATCATTTGATGTAAAAATACATAACTGGGTTAACATATAATACTGGACTCACTTTCCATTATGAAGGTTAAGACATACAATAATTAATGGTGATCgtaaaaatatcttgtttaattAGTTCTGTACATACGACAAAATAAGGTGGTTTCCTTACTTATTaaattcaacaatatacatattaGTTAAGCCTAACATATTTGTACCGGTacattgtacattattattaatttatacctATAAATCAAAGCTGTTCTCTTACCATtgtgaatgtttaatttaaaacaaactaggtatgataatattctaattagataattataaatgtatttacatttatagAATTTGATTACACAGCTCGTTAAAACATTCATACAGAACTTTTACACCAGAAAGCATTAACTACTTTTTATTGGAGGGCAGAtcgatattataaaaaaaaccacCCAACAATACTGTAGTTTGCTTTATTCTTTTAAATACTATTCAACTTTTTGTCCtgtttctataataatattatcatcattaattatcgttattattggttattattattatgtaaattttgacataatgtttcaaaagattagaaaatattaactaCTGGTAAAAAGTATAAAGATCTATGGAACAATTACAGTATACTTCAAAATGTTATCGGgttatatataactaatataccTTATACATATAGTACTGTTCATGTAATATAACAACATGAATGAAGATTAGGCCTGCATGTGTAATTGTTTTTACGTTCAATTTTTGGACACTCGATCATTCCGAATATCGGTCTGTAAACAGTTTATGAGTTTTGGTGACGTTGTAGTGAATCATTAAAGTAATCGAAATATTTTGCTATAACAATAAATGGTATAAAGCTCTAAACctatagtttagtattttattaatgcTACAAATACTTCTAAAGTAATCAAACTGTGgtacaattataaaaattatgttaagtttgcttgttttaatgaaaactaCATCTGGCTATCTACTGCGTTTACCGCAGAGAGAGAAATCCTAGATCTTAGCGCTGACCTCCTGCATGTGGGAAGTTAAGAGTTTTTGATTTACGAGATAACAAAACATATTCCCCAACTCACCACCAGGCGATCAACATCGGTAACCAGCTGCATGCAGTTACAGCTTCAAAATACTGCCAGTCTCTGATTAGCCAAGCTAGTCCGGGAAGAATGATTAATCCTATAATCCAACCGCACGAAAATGAAACTGATACCCAAGCTCTATACTCTGGGCTAATCGTTTCCATTACTACAGAAACAAACCAGAAAAATCCTAGATTACAAAGTGATCTGAATCTGTTTTACGTCATCATACAACTTGGGGGAAGTACATTCGAAtagttattatttgaaataatgctggctttcttaatatatattaccacataaaataaacaaaagaaaaatagaaatttcataagataagttttatacattaaaactattacCATTAAAATGACAATACTAAATGAATTTTGAAGACACTTAATTCACAATAGAAGACACTAAATTTTGGGAGGAATGAATATTGCTTACTATAATAACATCATACGGAGATGAACAAGAACAAACTTTCTGTTACTACTTACAAAGACAAACACCTGCATTCTGTATGCCAGCCACCCCCATCGCTGAACAAAATCGGGCGATGTAAAAAAACGACAAGTTCGGAACAGCTGCGCCTGCGTAGTTTGAAACAATAATCAGACAAAGGGAACCCAGCAACACAGGACGTCGTCCAAACCTAAGTGATAAATAGTGtaaattaacaaaaagaaaagtccataacttcataaataattaaaaaaagttatGAGAAAGTCGAGATCCAAAAGTGTGCGTGATCAAAGCTAAAGCAACGTGTTTAAGAATATATTGcctaataatttgttttcatacaaatattGAATTATTCTGGAGCTCACCACATCTTCACGTAAAGTTCACGTCACCAAGTTAATTTGTGTTGTGAATGTGAAAGATGAGATAGAAAGTTGATTAAAATTGGATTAATACGTTTGCAAATTGATCTTCTAATAATTTCGGAGCAACTACTATAGAGgttattgttttcttaatgcaATGTTAAATGCTTTTTGTCTACAACGAGGTTTCGAACCcgaattttagaattttaagtccgtaaacttacagctgatCCACTTAAGGAAGCTTCAAATAGAAGCTAAACTTATTAtcttaaaacgattttggagatTCAACATGTCGTTATAGTCTATATCACCATGCCCGGTCATGTTCTACCTGACAACCGTGCATCATGACAATAGCCCTTTAACGAAGTTCATGTTACAAAAGACTCTTTCCTATGGATGTTATGCCAACACACTCTACTCCTCCTGAGTACTTTACTTAAATAATCTGGGGTACGAGAATAAGTATAGCTAGTAAATtgatttgtgtgtttgtgtatgaaCTAACAGGAATATCCGTTTCATTTTCATATACTTGAGATATGCGTCAGTTCAACGAAAGTTATGAAGAACCCATAACCTTTCAGCATCATTTCCAGGCGGAAATCTCCGTTGGTccctaaattatattttatactgttgcCTGGAGTTTGAATTGTTGCGGGtcttgtttgaaagatgtttgttAGATATGAAAGATGCCTCCATttgaaaactacacgaggactatcttcgctagccgtcttaatttagcagtataagactagaagaaaggcaactagtcattaccacccactgcaaactcttgggctactattgtACCAAtggataatgggattgaccgcacattataacgtccccatggctgtaAGGGTACgttttagtgtgacggagattcgaatccgcgatcttcggattacaagtccagcgtcctaaccacctggccatactgggccttgTCAGGATGTGAGGCCATTCTCAAATTTAAAAGTGTGAGCTCATTTGTTATTTGAAATAGCTCATTGTAAACGTACAAGAGAACAAGCTGAGGGTTAGAATTACACAAGTCacgttttgtaataataaaacaagaacagtaATGATAATGACTTTAGATTATTATTTCCAATATTTGATGTTATTCTAtcctattaaaatgttttaattaaagagAAGTTTGCTTTATAAAAAAGGTAAATCGTGCTCTAAAATACTTACTTGTCTCCAAGATGACCAGATATAAATACTCCAAACAACATTCCCAACATAAACACCGTTTGGTTCATGGACACGAGCCATTCACGATCGCAGAATAAGTCCCACTGAAAGATATAGAACTTTAGACCTAAATGGGAATTCGGGAAGGGGTGAAAATATTTCGGAAAATTTCCACCatgaaaaattaattagttaatgtTGGTAAATGATACGTAAATAAACGTTTAAATACATGTTGGCTGAATTCacacaaagaaaattaaacttcGTATGTGTCTACAAGaggttttttttctcatatttgtatttatatattttttacgtgACAAACTCAGAATGACAACATCGCTTCTGATGAGTATATTTGTATAAGTATGGAAGTAAGGGGAAACTAGATAAAGTTTTGCTTCCCTGTCAACAGTTTAACTTCTCATTGCTGTCAGGGCGCCATAGTAACAACTGCACAACGATGTTTGTAACTTTGAACTTTGTTCACtaataagtttgaaataaattataaaataaaccatactaagataattttaaaaaagttaatatattttgtatatcaaGGATGGACATAAGTATTTGCTTGTATGCCTTTGGTTCCAGGTTTATTCAAACATATTCTACAAACTTCAAGTTACTCTAATATACAATTTGTCGAAAACTCAGATTCATAGACgcaatttctctttaaaataatcgTCGTTAAAAATCTATTAGGCCGAACGTATTGTTAAGATTTATTTACATCTATAAGGCTCTTAAGCTTAAAGTCAGTAtaacttttctttaattattataatatttatactttatcacACATTAaggtttttgaaatgttattttgaaaacaataaaaaatttttttagaGAATCTGCCTTGTTTTTGACTTATGAATCTGTTCAATTGATTATTCGTGTTGTCcttgattattaaaattaaaacctgtctcatatataataaaacaaaggaatttaacattaaaaaaattgaacacattttgaaactttgtactCAGTTGTACATGGCATAAATATGGGCTGGCTATATATAAATATGGGATTTACCTTATGGGCTGGCTATTAGTTGGGATTTGTTACAGATCaccaaataaaactgaataaagtaatgagaaactgtGGAATCGGATGTTAATGATATTCTGATTAtgggaaattttaatttcatgctTATAAACTGGGAAATCATGGGGATAAAGAGCTCAGTGTCGTTTTCTACAACAATTTTTTAGGGAACCCAATAAGATCaattgtattttacatttattgcCAACCAAAAATATATGGACTTGACATAAAAGTAAGCCACACTTTTAGAACTGTGTTATAGTCAGGTAAACGTATAACAGGAGTTTCGACAAGATATGTCACTAAAtgatagtgatatatatattctGGTTGAGTTTTAGTGAGGGAATGAATGGTTGAAAACAATTGTAATACAATGTGAGAACAATCGTTATTAATTCAAAAGACAAAGACACGTGGTACTTTGCTTACGATGGACTGTTGTCTCTTCACAAAGTCAAGATATTGTCAAACCTTCATGATACTAGGAATTACACTTACTAAATGAAATAATTCTGGTTAAAATGCTTCCATATGACTTGTTATTCTTATACCATACTGATACGATTGTGATAATCATATCATATCTGTACAATCTTGGAAAGACTTATCCTTAACATCTTTAACGAAGTCACTACAAAAAATGTTCTCCATGATCTCCTATTTGGGAAATGACATGGGAACAAAGGTAAATTTAAACAAGATAGGTGTAACGAATTTAGTTACACGCATTGTCTAGTcttgtaaaacacaacaaaatatttatacaaggtCTAGAGGACTAGATTAGACACTTTCTTGTGTAGGACTAAAAGGACGAGTGAAAGCTTCAAAACTAGTTTTCCTGGATTAGaagtaataattttacatatatatttttctctacaagtgggttttctcgtcatcactgattaataatttgtttcataatGTGGTTTGGTTTCAGGTTCATGTAGCTAACAAACATGCATGGTATTGTGTATTTTACACTAAGATTGTTTGTAGTTACGAATTAAGTTACACtcaggactatctgtgttcttctCACCATGGATACAGAAACCTGGTTAAAACTGATCTTATAACACCTGTTAAAACACCCACGTTTGGTTTCCATGCACTTGGTTGGTATAGCGGAAATAATGTGTTTTGTGATTTCGTGCGTAACCATAAACAAAGCTATACGAAATGGTATGACAAAAATGCAGTATCACGTACAACGGTTAGGAGAGcagaaaacagcaaataaagcaAAAGTCTTGTTTTTAGAGAA
Proteins encoded in this window:
- the LOC143252277 gene encoding solute carrier family 22 member 13-like isoform X4, with the protein product MNQTVFMLGMLFGVFISGHLGDKFGRRPVLLGSLCLIIVSNYAGAAVPNLSFFYIARFCSAMGVAGIQNAGVCLLMETISPEYRAWVSVSFSCGWIIGLIILPGLAWLIRDWQYFEAVTACSWLPMLIAWWFLPESPRWLLTRKRYTDAENTIRKFLNVNKLSVSNLDHTMKTLETKIELEKKTKSTLTSLDLFRTPRLRRITTEIMFVFFVSSFLYYALTFDSARLGGSMYINLFISAAVEIPACVAAPLLIKFVKRKPPFVICFVVTSIACVLVIAVPEDMVATKISLSMIGKMFISTAGGIKFLYGGEVFPTVIRTVGVGTSIMCSRIGGAIAPFVRELSKSTHVAVPSVIYGVLSIIAAIMVFLLPETFNRQLPDTILEIENPEKLTIYETKGPVEETELPEPVTA